In one window of Gordonia westfalica DNA:
- a CDS encoding phage gene 29 protein family protein gives MSFKQWADMSDEEREAEAQAVSVLFIGLPGVVGAPLVMGPDYWVDVARHLVECGVRLVADSIKHYEPGDSLEASKAAGKWCYDSHEPDETYEQRIARLADEEHQNYLAKVEEMKARQANTQERVVQAEAVAFAAEVKRRKADGTFDGSPHAGINPEAL, from the coding sequence GTGTCTTTCAAGCAGTGGGCTGACATGTCCGATGAGGAACGTGAAGCCGAAGCGCAGGCGGTGTCGGTGTTGTTTATCGGCCTGCCTGGTGTGGTGGGTGCCCCGCTGGTGATGGGACCCGACTATTGGGTGGATGTTGCCCGCCATCTGGTGGAGTGCGGTGTCCGGCTGGTGGCGGATTCGATCAAGCACTATGAACCGGGGGACAGCTTGGAGGCGTCGAAGGCTGCGGGGAAGTGGTGTTACGACTCGCATGAGCCGGATGAAACGTATGAGCAGCGGATCGCCCGGCTGGCTGATGAGGAGCATCAGAACTATCTGGCGAAGGTGGAGGAGATGAAGGCCCGCCAGGCGAATACGCAGGAGCGGGTGGTGCAGGCAGAGGCTGTGGCGTTCGCCGCGGAGGTGAAGCGCCGCAAGGCGGATGGAACGTTCGACGGTTCCCCGCACGCCGGCATCAACCCCGAAGCTCTCTAA
- a CDS encoding peptidoglycan recognition protein family protein, with protein sequence MADPVWLPDVLRAEGLKVDIYPGAFERGHGDFGTIWGPFMHHTGSFGETPRGIAQHSSLGLASQLHLAPNGVVTLCGVGVAWHAGTGSWPGIPANNGNAVTIGIEAAHNGTAAWSEAQYGAYLKVVRAINKRLGNPWNKVVAHKEYGAIQGKWDPGNLDMKLFRQRLLQAPDKPLVVMNMIELEAKENPWVGVRKAKPGAGGERKVGRDGKGRFVEYENAHIYFHPATGAHAIPHGGLFEAYAERKWETGELGFPVRDFTKLADGAVMAFQGGVLYRKDGKDHHVVKGVIGQRWALEGYEKGPLGWPTSDEISNGTGGKRQAFEHGVLEWDPSGAVKKIGDAAKDLTLVNAAGIPLAVEAVDLIAA encoded by the coding sequence ATGGCTGATCCCGTTTGGCTTCCCGACGTGCTGCGCGCCGAGGGCCTGAAGGTTGACATCTATCCCGGCGCGTTCGAACGCGGGCACGGCGACTTCGGCACTATCTGGGGTCCGTTCATGCACCACACCGGCTCGTTCGGCGAGACGCCGCGGGGTATCGCGCAGCACTCGTCTCTCGGGCTCGCGTCGCAACTCCACCTCGCGCCGAACGGTGTTGTCACGCTGTGCGGCGTCGGCGTCGCATGGCACGCGGGCACCGGCTCGTGGCCGGGCATCCCCGCGAACAACGGCAACGCCGTGACGATCGGCATCGAGGCCGCACACAACGGCACCGCGGCATGGTCGGAGGCCCAGTACGGCGCATACCTGAAGGTCGTCCGGGCCATCAACAAGCGCCTCGGCAACCCGTGGAACAAGGTCGTCGCGCACAAGGAGTACGGCGCGATCCAGGGCAAGTGGGACCCCGGGAACCTCGACATGAAGCTGTTCCGTCAGCGGCTCCTCCAGGCACCGGATAAGCCGCTCGTGGTCATGAACATGATCGAGCTCGAGGCCAAGGAGAATCCGTGGGTCGGCGTCCGTAAGGCGAAGCCCGGCGCCGGGGGTGAGCGCAAGGTCGGCCGCGACGGTAAGGGCCGGTTCGTCGAGTACGAGAACGCGCACATCTACTTTCACCCGGCGACCGGCGCGCACGCCATCCCGCACGGCGGCCTGTTCGAGGCGTACGCCGAGCGCAAGTGGGAGACCGGCGAACTCGGCTTCCCGGTGCGCGACTTCACCAAGCTCGCCGACGGCGCAGTCATGGCGTTCCAGGGTGGCGTGCTCTACCGCAAGGACGGCAAGGACCACCACGTCGTGAAGGGCGTCATCGGCCAGCGCTGGGCGCTCGAGGGCTACGAGAAGGGCCCGCTCGGCTGGCCGACGTCGGACGAGATCTCGAACGGCACGGGCGGCAAGCGTCAGGCGTTCGAGCACGGCGTCCTCGAGTGGGACCCCTCAGGCGCGGTGAAGAAGATCGGCGACGCCGCGAAGGATCTCACTCTCGTCAACGCGGCCGGCATCCCGCTGGCCGTCGAAGCAGTCGACCTCATCGCGGCCTGA
- a CDS encoding DUF7620 family protein, which translates to MWGFKTKGASAHEVDARSKRNARSAEEARSESARLAERARPVQRELRDQLERNHWAELIFGRLN; encoded by the coding sequence ATGTGGGGATTCAAGACCAAGGGGGCGAGCGCGCACGAAGTTGATGCGCGCTCGAAGCGAAACGCGCGATCGGCCGAAGAAGCCCGGTCCGAAAGCGCACGGCTCGCCGAACGGGCGCGGCCGGTACAGCGGGAGCTTCGTGACCAGTTGGAACGCAACCACTGGGCCGAGCTGATCTTCGGAAGGCTGAACTAG
- a CDS encoding putative phage holin, whose amino-acid sequence MELIADWALVVLAVLATVYTICYAAWQYWWKERVSLIYLGKSTLMSLVFLQISASVWAGTDYPGRAWIRFILYSGGAVMMLALLVMLLVLQYKTRRDRWAAGDFRRPWQVWRDEIRAWWAGRS is encoded by the coding sequence GTGGAGCTGATAGCCGACTGGGCACTTGTGGTGCTCGCCGTGCTGGCCACCGTCTACACCATCTGCTACGCCGCATGGCAGTACTGGTGGAAGGAGCGGGTGTCACTCATCTACCTAGGCAAGTCGACCCTGATGTCGCTGGTCTTTCTCCAGATCTCGGCGTCAGTGTGGGCGGGTACTGACTATCCGGGGCGGGCGTGGATTCGATTCATCCTGTACTCGGGTGGCGCCGTGATGATGCTCGCGCTCCTGGTGATGCTGCTGGTGTTGCAGTACAAGACCCGCCGTGACCGTTGGGCGGCAGGCGACTTCCGCCGGCCATGGCAAGTGTGGCGCGACGAGATCCGAGCATGGTGGGCAGGACGGTCATGA
- a CDS encoding PE-PPE domain-containing protein gives MIELLWVDGTWAPRGGSPASEALRRALDPRKVKFTYVPYPADFGPATGMGDLSYEESKAIGAAALDRAVTESRELVVVGGYSAGAAVAVKYARDILPRRPRHQVLAVATLGDPHTPVHHGRSGIAGALHVPRPRFTEWAPGDPIADLPLGSPLRTVADLTGWMSVRTPEAARAWAFKTAERLAVAQPWWNPFRWPDFARAGEDIRNYLGTAHSTDYDGGGHAKRLARMIEGVS, from the coding sequence ATGATCGAACTTCTCTGGGTCGACGGAACTTGGGCACCCCGCGGCGGCTCCCCCGCGTCGGAGGCGCTGCGCCGCGCGCTCGACCCCCGCAAGGTGAAGTTCACGTATGTGCCGTACCCGGCCGACTTCGGCCCGGCGACCGGCATGGGCGACCTGTCGTATGAGGAGTCGAAAGCGATCGGCGCGGCAGCGTTGGATCGAGCTGTCACCGAATCCCGCGAACTCGTGGTCGTCGGCGGCTACAGTGCGGGCGCGGCGGTCGCAGTGAAGTACGCGCGCGACATCCTGCCTCGGCGGCCTCGCCATCAGGTGCTCGCCGTCGCGACGCTGGGCGACCCGCACACGCCGGTGCATCACGGCCGGTCCGGGATCGCCGGGGCGCTGCACGTCCCGCGGCCTCGGTTCACCGAGTGGGCGCCGGGTGATCCGATCGCCGACCTGCCGCTAGGTTCACCGCTGCGCACGGTCGCCGACCTAACCGGGTGGATGTCGGTGCGCACACCCGAGGCCGCCCGCGCCTGGGCGTTCAAGACCGCTGAACGTCTGGCGGTGGCGCAGCCGTGGTGGAATCCGTTCCGCTGGCCCGATTTCGCGCGTGCGGGGGAGGACATCCGCAACTATCTCGGCACTGCGCATTCCACGGACTACGACGGTGGTGGCCACGCTAAGCGGTTGGCCCGCATGATCGAAGGGGTGAGTTAG